One window from the genome of Rhizobium sp. Pop5 encodes:
- a CDS encoding acyl-homoserine-lactone synthase yields the protein MLRILTRDMLETDRRAFDEMFRARAAVFRDRLGWQVDVRDEWERDRYDETEDPVYLVTQWPSGALTGSLRLLPTTGATMLKSEFRQFFDEPFDVDSPTTWECTRFCVHPLAGESGQNSSRTVATELLSGLCDLALDTGIESIVGVYDAAMIGVYRRIGWRPTPLAKSRPEIGNLYVGLWEVTAENGCTLRANLSRLIEQASHNPAEAVAERHGGIR from the coding sequence ATGTTGCGGATACTCACCAGAGATATGCTCGAGACCGATCGGCGTGCCTTCGATGAAATGTTTCGTGCGCGCGCCGCCGTCTTTCGCGACCGGCTGGGATGGCAGGTCGATGTCAGGGACGAGTGGGAAAGGGATCGTTACGACGAGACGGAAGATCCCGTCTATCTCGTGACGCAATGGCCTTCCGGCGCGCTGACGGGCTCGCTGCGCCTGCTGCCGACGACGGGGGCCACGATGCTGAAGAGCGAGTTCCGTCAATTCTTCGACGAGCCTTTCGACGTCGACAGCCCGACGACATGGGAATGCACCCGCTTCTGCGTTCATCCGCTTGCCGGGGAGAGCGGTCAAAATTCGTCGCGCACGGTCGCGACCGAGCTTCTTTCCGGCCTTTGCGATCTTGCTCTCGATACCGGCATCGAAAGCATCGTCGGCGTCTATGACGCCGCGATGATCGGCGTCTATCGCCGGATCGGCTGGCGGCCGACCCCGCTTGCCAAATCCCGGCCGGAGATCGGCAACCTCTATGTCGGCTTGTGGGAGGTGACGGCGGAGAACGGCTGCACGCTTCGCGCCAATCTCTCCCGGCTGATCGAGCAGGCCTCCCACAATCCTGCCGAGGCGGTTGCCGAAAGGCACGGCGGCATTAGGTGA